The Neomonachus schauinslandi chromosome 11, ASM220157v2, whole genome shotgun sequence genome contains a region encoding:
- the DGKZ gene encoding diacylglycerol kinase zeta isoform X8, translating to MSVLGAGHSTGGGCNEATALGPAEALGTEEGERPGALRQMWRYRSWDVPQIPAEAPRTQKAITKSGLQHLAPPPPTPGALCSEPERQIRSTVDWSSATYGEHIWFETNVSGDFCYVGEQYCVAKMLQKSVSRRKCAACKIVVHTPCIEQLEKINFRCKPSFRESGSRNIREPTFVRHHWVHRRRQDGKCRHCGKGFQQKFTFHSKEIVAISCSWCKQAYHSKVSCFMLQQIEEPCSLGVHAAVVIPPTWILRARRPQNTLKASKKKKRASFKRKSSKKGPEEGRWRPFIIRPTPSPLMKPLLVFVNPKSGGNQGAKIIQSFLWYLNPRQVFDLSQGGPKEALEMYRKVHNLRILACGGDGTVGWILSTLDQLRLKPPPPVAILPLGTGNDLARTLNWGGGYTDEPVSKILSHVEEGNVVQLDRWDLCAEPNPDAGPEERDEGATDRLPLDVFNNYFSLGFDAHVTLEFHESREANPEKFNSRFRNKMFYAGTAFSDFLMGSSKDLAKHIRVVCDGTDLTPKIQDLKPQCIVFLNIPRYCAGTMPWGHPGEHHDFEPQRHDDGYLEVIGFTMTSLAALQVGGHGERLTQCREVVLTTSKAIPVQVDGEPCKLAASRIRIALRNQATMVQKAKRRSTAPLHSDQQPVPEQLRIQVSRVSMHDYEALHYDKEQLKEASVPLGTVVVPGDSDLELCRAHIERLQQEPEGAGAKSPTSQKLSPKWCFLDATTASRFYRIDRAQEHLNYVTEIAQDEIYILDPELLGASARPDLPTPTSPLPTSPCSPTLRSLPGDAAPPKGEELIEAAKRNNFCKLQELHRAGGDLMHRDEQSRTLLHHAVSTGSKDVVRYLLDHAPPEILDAVEENGETCLHQAAALGQRTICHYIVEAGASLMKTDQQGDTPRQRAEKAQDTELAAYLENRQHYQMIQREDQETAV from the exons GAAAGCCATCACCAAGTCGGGCCTCCAGCACCTGgcaccccctcctcccactcccggGGCCCTGTGCAGCGAGCCAGAGCGGCAGATCCGGAGCACTGTGGACTGGAGC TCCGCGACGTATGGGGAACACATCTGGTTCGAGACCAACGTGTCGGGGGACTTCTGCTATGTTGGGGAGCAGTACTGTGTAGCTAAGATGCTG CAGAAATCAGTGTCCCGGAGAAAGTGTGCAGCCTGCAAGATCGTGGTGCACACCCCCTGCATCGAACAACTGGAGAAG ATAAATTTCCGCTGTAAGCCGTCCTTCCGCGAATCAGGCTCCAGGAACATCCGTGAG CCAACCTTTGTGCGGCACCACTGGGTACACCGGCGACGCCAGGATGGCAAGTGTCGCCACTGTGGGAAG GGCTTCCAGCAGAAGTTCACCTTCCACAGCAAGGAGATTGTGGCCATCAGTTGCTCCTGGTGCAAGCAGGCA TACCACAGCAAGGTGTCCTGCTTCATGCTGCAACAGATAGAGGAGCCGTGCTCCCTGGGCGTGCACGCTGCTGTGGTCATCCCACCCACCTGGATCCTCCGCGCCCGCAGGCCACAG AATACCCTCAAggcaagcaagaagaaaaaaagagcatccTTCAAGAGGAAATCTAGCAAGAAAGGGCCAGAG GAGGGCCGTTGGAGACCCTTCATCATCAGGCCCACCCCATCGCCCCTCATGAAGCCCCTGCTGGTGTTTGTGAACCCCAAGAGTGGGGGCAACCAG GGCGCTAAGATCATCCAGTCCTTCCTGTGGTATCTCAACCCCCGACAAGTCTTTGACCTGAGCCAGGGAGGGCCCAAGGAGGC GCTGGAGATGTACCGCAAAGTGCACAACCTGCGCATCCTGGCGTGTGGAGGCGACGGCACG GTTGGCTGGATCCTCTCCACTCTGGACCAGCTGCGCTTAAAGCCACCACCCCCTGTTGCCATTCTGCCCCTGGGCACTGGCAATGACTTGGCCCGTACCCTCAACTGGGGTGGG GGCTACACGGATGAGCCTGTGTCCAAGATCCTCTCCCACGTGGAGGAGGGGAATGTGGTGCAGCTAGACCGCTGGGACCTCTGTGCTGAGCCCAACCCCGACGCAGGGCCAGAGGAGCGTGATGAGGGTGCCACTGACCGG CTGCCCCTGGATGTCTTCAACAACTACTTCAGCCTGGGCTTTGATGCCCACGTCACCCTGGAATTTCATGAGTCTCGAG AGGCCAACCCAGAGAAGTTCAACAGCCGCTTTCGGAATAAGATGTTCTATGCCGGG ACAGCCTTCTCTGACTTCCTGATGGGTAGCTCTAAGGACTTGGCCAAGCACATCCGAGTGGTG TGTGACGGAACTGACCTGACCCCCAAGATTCAGGACCTGAAACCCCAGTGCATTGTTTTCCTGAATATCCCCAG GTACTGTGCAGGCACCATGCCCTGGGGCCACCCTGGGGAGCACCACGACTTTGAGCCCCAGCGGCACGACGATGGCTACCTCGAGGTCATTGGCTTTACCATGACATCTCTG GCGGCGCTGCAGGTAGGCGGGCACGGCGAGCGGTTGACACAGTGCCGTGAGGTGGTACTCACCACGTCCAAGGCCATCCCAGTGCAGGTGGATGGTGAGCCCTGCAAGCTCGCGGCCTCGCGCATTCGCATCGCCCTGCGCAACCAGGCCACTATGGTGCAGAAGGCCAAGCGGCGGAGCACCGCCCCCCTGCACAGCGA CCAGCAGCCCGTGCCTGAGCAGCTGCGGATCCAGGTGAGCAGGGTCAGCATGCACGACTACGAGGCCCTGCACTATGACAAGGAGCAGCTCAAGGAGGCCT CCGTGCCACTGGGCACCGTGGTGGTCCCCGGAGACAGCGACCTGGAGCTCTGCCGCGCCCACATCGAGAGGCTCCAGCAG GAGCCCGAAGGTGCTGGAGCCAAgtcccccacctcccagaaaCTGTCCCCTAAGTGGTGCTTCCTAGATG CCACCACTGCCAGCCGCTTCTACAGGATCGACCGGGCCCAG GAACACCTCAACTATGTGACTGAGATCGCACAGGACGAGATTTATATCTTGGACCCTGAGCTGCTGGGGGCATCGGCCCGGCCTGACCTCCCAACCCccacttcccctctccccacctccccctgctcacccacGCTCCG GTCACTACCAGGGGATGCGGCGCCCCCTAAAG GTGAGGAGCTGATAGAGGCCGCCAAGAGGAACAACTTCTGTAAG CTCCAGGAGCTGCACCGAGCTGGGGGCGACCTCATGCACCGGGACGAGCAGAGCCGCACGCTCCTGCACCATGCCGTCAGCACGGGCAGCAAGGACGTGGTCCGCTACCTGCTGGACCACG cccccccAGAGATCCTTGACGCTGTGGAGGAGAA CGGGGAGACTTGTCTGCACCAGGCGGCAGCCCTGGGCCAGCGTACCATCTGCCACTACATCGTGGAGGCGGGGGCCTCTCTCATGAAGACAGACCAGCAG GGCGACACTCCCCGGCAGCGGGCCGAGAAGGCTCAGGACACGGAGCTCGCCGCCTACCTGGAGAACCGGCAGCACTACCAGATGATCCAGCGGGAGGACCAAGAGACGGCCGTGTAG
- the DGKZ gene encoding diacylglycerol kinase zeta isoform X2, translating to METFFRRRFQRKAPGPGEGQRRPSSVGLPTGKARRRSPAGQASSLLVQRRRSSAQLQGCLLSCGVGARGTSRQRSSTVPPACNPRFVVDEVPAPQPATVGAQPLGTPLLLAGLIGMPEEEDVAVAALSAPQPGAKTPGPSSHRGTLVPMLRCLRRRRASAPLVPADVVYDHALWGLHGYYRRLSQQRPPSQHPGPGARRASGSTAGALMPARAHPLSRRRQVALRRKSAGPQTWSALLPKAITKSGLQHLAPPPPTPGALCSEPERQIRSTVDWSESATYGEHIWFETNVSGDFCYVGEQYCVAKMLKSVSRRKCAACKIVVHTPCIEQLEKINFRCKPSFRESGSRNIREPTFVRHHWVHRRRQDGKCRHCGKGFQQKFTFHSKEIVAISCSWCKQAYHSKVSCFMLQQIEEPCSLGVHAAVVIPPTWILRARRPQNTLKASKKKKRASFKRKSSKKGPEEGRWRPFIIRPTPSPLMKPLLVFVNPKSGGNQGAKIIQSFLWYLNPRQVFDLSQGGPKEALEMYRKVHNLRILACGGDGTVGWILSTLDQLRLKPPPPVAILPLGTGNDLARTLNWGGGYTDEPVSKILSHVEEGNVVQLDRWDLCAEPNPDAGPEERDEGATDRLPLDVFNNYFSLGFDAHVTLEFHESREANPEKFNSRFRNKMFYAGTAFSDFLMGSSKDLAKHIRVVCDGTDLTPKIQDLKPQCIVFLNIPRYCAGTMPWGHPGEHHDFEPQRHDDGYLEVIGFTMTSLAALQVGGHGERLTQCREVVLTTSKAIPVQVDGEPCKLAASRIRIALRNQATMVQKAKRRSTAPLHSDQQPVPEQLRIQVSRVSMHDYEALHYDKEQLKEASVPLGTVVVPGDSDLELCRAHIERLQQEPEGAGAKSPTSQKLSPKWCFLDATTASRFYRIDRAQEHLNYVTEIAQDEIYILDPELLGASARPDLPTPTSPLPTSPCSPTLRSLPGDAAPPKGEELIEAAKRNNFCKLQELHRAGGDLMHRDEQSRTLLHHAVSTGSKDVVRYLLDHAPPEILDAVEENGETCLHQAAALGQRTICHYIVEAGASLMKTDQQGDTPRQRAEKAQDTELAAYLENRQHYQMIQREDQETAV from the exons ATGGAGACCTTCTTTAGGAGACGCTTCCAGCGGAAGGCGCCGGGCCCCGGGGAGGGGCAGCGGCGGCCCAGCAGCGTGGGGCTGCCCACAGGCAAGGCCCGACGCCGCTCCCCTGCCGGGCAGGCCTCCTCCTTGCTGGTCCAGCGGCGCCGCTCCAGCGCACAGCTCCAGGGCTGCCTCCTGAGCTGCGGGGTGGGGGCCCGGGGCACCAGCCGCCAGCGCTCCAGCACCGTGCCCCCTGCCTGCAACCCCCGCTTCGTCGTGGATGAGGTGCCCGCCCCCCAGCCTGCCACGGTCGGGGCGCAGCCTCTGGGCACACCCCTGCTGTTGGCTGGGCTCATAGGCATGCCTGAGGAGGAGGACGTGGCCGTTGCGGCATTGAGTGCCCCCCAGCCGGGCGCCAAGACACCAGGGCCCTCCTCACACCGGGGCACCCTCGTGCCCATGCTTCGCTGCCTGCGCCGGCGCCGGGCCTCGGCCCCCCTGGTCCCTGCGGACGTGGTGTATGACCACGCCCTCTGGGGCCTGCATGGTTACTATCGGCGCCTGAGCCAGCAGCGGCCCCCCAGCCAGCACCCTGGCCCTGGGGCCCGAAGAGCCTCAGGCAGCACAGCTGGTGCGCTGATGCCCGCCCGTGCGCACCCGCTGTCCCGCAGGCGCCAGGTGGCCCTACGGCGCAAGTCGGCAGGACCCCAGACCTGGAGTGCCCTGCTTCC GAAAGCCATCACCAAGTCGGGCCTCCAGCACCTGgcaccccctcctcccactcccggGGCCCTGTGCAGCGAGCCAGAGCGGCAGATCCGGAGCACTGTGGACTGGAGC GAGTCCGCGACGTATGGGGAACACATCTGGTTCGAGACCAACGTGTCGGGGGACTTCTGCTATGTTGGGGAGCAGTACTGTGTAGCTAAGATGCTG AAATCAGTGTCCCGGAGAAAGTGTGCAGCCTGCAAGATCGTGGTGCACACCCCCTGCATCGAACAACTGGAGAAG ATAAATTTCCGCTGTAAGCCGTCCTTCCGCGAATCAGGCTCCAGGAACATCCGTGAG CCAACCTTTGTGCGGCACCACTGGGTACACCGGCGACGCCAGGATGGCAAGTGTCGCCACTGTGGGAAG GGCTTCCAGCAGAAGTTCACCTTCCACAGCAAGGAGATTGTGGCCATCAGTTGCTCCTGGTGCAAGCAGGCA TACCACAGCAAGGTGTCCTGCTTCATGCTGCAACAGATAGAGGAGCCGTGCTCCCTGGGCGTGCACGCTGCTGTGGTCATCCCACCCACCTGGATCCTCCGCGCCCGCAGGCCACAG AATACCCTCAAggcaagcaagaagaaaaaaagagcatccTTCAAGAGGAAATCTAGCAAGAAAGGGCCAGAG GAGGGCCGTTGGAGACCCTTCATCATCAGGCCCACCCCATCGCCCCTCATGAAGCCCCTGCTGGTGTTTGTGAACCCCAAGAGTGGGGGCAACCAG GGCGCTAAGATCATCCAGTCCTTCCTGTGGTATCTCAACCCCCGACAAGTCTTTGACCTGAGCCAGGGAGGGCCCAAGGAGGC GCTGGAGATGTACCGCAAAGTGCACAACCTGCGCATCCTGGCGTGTGGAGGCGACGGCACG GTTGGCTGGATCCTCTCCACTCTGGACCAGCTGCGCTTAAAGCCACCACCCCCTGTTGCCATTCTGCCCCTGGGCACTGGCAATGACTTGGCCCGTACCCTCAACTGGGGTGGG GGCTACACGGATGAGCCTGTGTCCAAGATCCTCTCCCACGTGGAGGAGGGGAATGTGGTGCAGCTAGACCGCTGGGACCTCTGTGCTGAGCCCAACCCCGACGCAGGGCCAGAGGAGCGTGATGAGGGTGCCACTGACCGG CTGCCCCTGGATGTCTTCAACAACTACTTCAGCCTGGGCTTTGATGCCCACGTCACCCTGGAATTTCATGAGTCTCGAG AGGCCAACCCAGAGAAGTTCAACAGCCGCTTTCGGAATAAGATGTTCTATGCCGGG ACAGCCTTCTCTGACTTCCTGATGGGTAGCTCTAAGGACTTGGCCAAGCACATCCGAGTGGTG TGTGACGGAACTGACCTGACCCCCAAGATTCAGGACCTGAAACCCCAGTGCATTGTTTTCCTGAATATCCCCAG GTACTGTGCAGGCACCATGCCCTGGGGCCACCCTGGGGAGCACCACGACTTTGAGCCCCAGCGGCACGACGATGGCTACCTCGAGGTCATTGGCTTTACCATGACATCTCTG GCGGCGCTGCAGGTAGGCGGGCACGGCGAGCGGTTGACACAGTGCCGTGAGGTGGTACTCACCACGTCCAAGGCCATCCCAGTGCAGGTGGATGGTGAGCCCTGCAAGCTCGCGGCCTCGCGCATTCGCATCGCCCTGCGCAACCAGGCCACTATGGTGCAGAAGGCCAAGCGGCGGAGCACCGCCCCCCTGCACAGCGA CCAGCAGCCCGTGCCTGAGCAGCTGCGGATCCAGGTGAGCAGGGTCAGCATGCACGACTACGAGGCCCTGCACTATGACAAGGAGCAGCTCAAGGAGGCCT CCGTGCCACTGGGCACCGTGGTGGTCCCCGGAGACAGCGACCTGGAGCTCTGCCGCGCCCACATCGAGAGGCTCCAGCAG GAGCCCGAAGGTGCTGGAGCCAAgtcccccacctcccagaaaCTGTCCCCTAAGTGGTGCTTCCTAGATG CCACCACTGCCAGCCGCTTCTACAGGATCGACCGGGCCCAG GAACACCTCAACTATGTGACTGAGATCGCACAGGACGAGATTTATATCTTGGACCCTGAGCTGCTGGGGGCATCGGCCCGGCCTGACCTCCCAACCCccacttcccctctccccacctccccctgctcacccacGCTCCG GTCACTACCAGGGGATGCGGCGCCCCCTAAAG GTGAGGAGCTGATAGAGGCCGCCAAGAGGAACAACTTCTGTAAG CTCCAGGAGCTGCACCGAGCTGGGGGCGACCTCATGCACCGGGACGAGCAGAGCCGCACGCTCCTGCACCATGCCGTCAGCACGGGCAGCAAGGACGTGGTCCGCTACCTGCTGGACCACG cccccccAGAGATCCTTGACGCTGTGGAGGAGAA CGGGGAGACTTGTCTGCACCAGGCGGCAGCCCTGGGCCAGCGTACCATCTGCCACTACATCGTGGAGGCGGGGGCCTCTCTCATGAAGACAGACCAGCAG GGCGACACTCCCCGGCAGCGGGCCGAGAAGGCTCAGGACACGGAGCTCGCCGCCTACCTGGAGAACCGGCAGCACTACCAGATGATCCAGCGGGAGGACCAAGAGACGGCCGTGTAG
- the DGKZ gene encoding diacylglycerol kinase zeta isoform X7: MEPRDGSPEARSSDSESASASSSGSERDAGPEPDKAPRRLNKRRFPGLRLFGHRKAITKSGLQHLAPPPPTPGALCSEPERQIRSTVDWSESATYGEHIWFETNVSGDFCYVGEQYCVAKMLQKSVSRRKCAACKIVVHTPCIEQLEKINFRCKPSFRESGSRNIREPTFVRHHWVHRRRQDGKCRHCGKGFQQKFTFHSKEIVAISCSWCKQAYHSKVSCFMLQQIEEPCSLGVHAAVVIPPTWILRARRPQNTLKASKKKKRASFKRKSSKKGPEEGRWRPFIIRPTPSPLMKPLLVFVNPKSGGNQGAKIIQSFLWYLNPRQVFDLSQGGPKEALEMYRKVHNLRILACGGDGTVGWILSTLDQLRLKPPPPVAILPLGTGNDLARTLNWGGGYTDEPVSKILSHVEEGNVVQLDRWDLCAEPNPDAGPEERDEGATDRLPLDVFNNYFSLGFDAHVTLEFHESREANPEKFNSRFRNKMFYAGTAFSDFLMGSSKDLAKHIRVVCDGTDLTPKIQDLKPQCIVFLNIPRYCAGTMPWGHPGEHHDFEPQRHDDGYLEVIGFTMTSLAALQVGGHGERLTQCREVVLTTSKAIPVQVDGEPCKLAASRIRIALRNQATMVQKAKRRSTAPLHSDQQPVPEQLRIQVSRVSMHDYEALHYDKEQLKEASVPLGTVVVPGDSDLELCRAHIERLQQEPEGAGAKSPTSQKLSPKWCFLDATTASRFYRIDRAQEHLNYVTEIAQDEIYILDPELLGASARPDLPTPTSPLPTSPCSPTLRSLPGDAAPPKGEELIEAAKRNNFCKLQELHRAGGDLMHRDEQSRTLLHHAVSTGSKDVVRYLLDHAPPEILDAVEENPCFHSGETCLHQAAALGQRTICHYIVEAGASLMKTDQQGDTPRQRAEKAQDTELAAYLENRQHYQMIQREDQETAV, from the exons GAAAGCCATCACCAAGTCGGGCCTCCAGCACCTGgcaccccctcctcccactcccggGGCCCTGTGCAGCGAGCCAGAGCGGCAGATCCGGAGCACTGTGGACTGGAGC GAGTCCGCGACGTATGGGGAACACATCTGGTTCGAGACCAACGTGTCGGGGGACTTCTGCTATGTTGGGGAGCAGTACTGTGTAGCTAAGATGCTG CAGAAATCAGTGTCCCGGAGAAAGTGTGCAGCCTGCAAGATCGTGGTGCACACCCCCTGCATCGAACAACTGGAGAAG ATAAATTTCCGCTGTAAGCCGTCCTTCCGCGAATCAGGCTCCAGGAACATCCGTGAG CCAACCTTTGTGCGGCACCACTGGGTACACCGGCGACGCCAGGATGGCAAGTGTCGCCACTGTGGGAAG GGCTTCCAGCAGAAGTTCACCTTCCACAGCAAGGAGATTGTGGCCATCAGTTGCTCCTGGTGCAAGCAGGCA TACCACAGCAAGGTGTCCTGCTTCATGCTGCAACAGATAGAGGAGCCGTGCTCCCTGGGCGTGCACGCTGCTGTGGTCATCCCACCCACCTGGATCCTCCGCGCCCGCAGGCCACAG AATACCCTCAAggcaagcaagaagaaaaaaagagcatccTTCAAGAGGAAATCTAGCAAGAAAGGGCCAGAG GAGGGCCGTTGGAGACCCTTCATCATCAGGCCCACCCCATCGCCCCTCATGAAGCCCCTGCTGGTGTTTGTGAACCCCAAGAGTGGGGGCAACCAG GGCGCTAAGATCATCCAGTCCTTCCTGTGGTATCTCAACCCCCGACAAGTCTTTGACCTGAGCCAGGGAGGGCCCAAGGAGGC GCTGGAGATGTACCGCAAAGTGCACAACCTGCGCATCCTGGCGTGTGGAGGCGACGGCACG GTTGGCTGGATCCTCTCCACTCTGGACCAGCTGCGCTTAAAGCCACCACCCCCTGTTGCCATTCTGCCCCTGGGCACTGGCAATGACTTGGCCCGTACCCTCAACTGGGGTGGG GGCTACACGGATGAGCCTGTGTCCAAGATCCTCTCCCACGTGGAGGAGGGGAATGTGGTGCAGCTAGACCGCTGGGACCTCTGTGCTGAGCCCAACCCCGACGCAGGGCCAGAGGAGCGTGATGAGGGTGCCACTGACCGG CTGCCCCTGGATGTCTTCAACAACTACTTCAGCCTGGGCTTTGATGCCCACGTCACCCTGGAATTTCATGAGTCTCGAG AGGCCAACCCAGAGAAGTTCAACAGCCGCTTTCGGAATAAGATGTTCTATGCCGGG ACAGCCTTCTCTGACTTCCTGATGGGTAGCTCTAAGGACTTGGCCAAGCACATCCGAGTGGTG TGTGACGGAACTGACCTGACCCCCAAGATTCAGGACCTGAAACCCCAGTGCATTGTTTTCCTGAATATCCCCAG GTACTGTGCAGGCACCATGCCCTGGGGCCACCCTGGGGAGCACCACGACTTTGAGCCCCAGCGGCACGACGATGGCTACCTCGAGGTCATTGGCTTTACCATGACATCTCTG GCGGCGCTGCAGGTAGGCGGGCACGGCGAGCGGTTGACACAGTGCCGTGAGGTGGTACTCACCACGTCCAAGGCCATCCCAGTGCAGGTGGATGGTGAGCCCTGCAAGCTCGCGGCCTCGCGCATTCGCATCGCCCTGCGCAACCAGGCCACTATGGTGCAGAAGGCCAAGCGGCGGAGCACCGCCCCCCTGCACAGCGA CCAGCAGCCCGTGCCTGAGCAGCTGCGGATCCAGGTGAGCAGGGTCAGCATGCACGACTACGAGGCCCTGCACTATGACAAGGAGCAGCTCAAGGAGGCCT CCGTGCCACTGGGCACCGTGGTGGTCCCCGGAGACAGCGACCTGGAGCTCTGCCGCGCCCACATCGAGAGGCTCCAGCAG GAGCCCGAAGGTGCTGGAGCCAAgtcccccacctcccagaaaCTGTCCCCTAAGTGGTGCTTCCTAGATG CCACCACTGCCAGCCGCTTCTACAGGATCGACCGGGCCCAG GAACACCTCAACTATGTGACTGAGATCGCACAGGACGAGATTTATATCTTGGACCCTGAGCTGCTGGGGGCATCGGCCCGGCCTGACCTCCCAACCCccacttcccctctccccacctccccctgctcacccacGCTCCG GTCACTACCAGGGGATGCGGCGCCCCCTAAAG GTGAGGAGCTGATAGAGGCCGCCAAGAGGAACAACTTCTGTAAG CTCCAGGAGCTGCACCGAGCTGGGGGCGACCTCATGCACCGGGACGAGCAGAGCCGCACGCTCCTGCACCATGCCGTCAGCACGGGCAGCAAGGACGTGGTCCGCTACCTGCTGGACCACG cccccccAGAGATCCTTGACGCTGTGGAGGAGAA TCCCTGTTTCCACAGCGGGGAGACTTGTCTGCACCAGGCGGCAGCCCTGGGCCAGCGTACCATCTGCCACTACATCGTGGAGGCGGGGGCCTCTCTCATGAAGACAGACCAGCAG GGCGACACTCCCCGGCAGCGGGCCGAGAAGGCTCAGGACACGGAGCTCGCCGCCTACCTGGAGAACCGGCAGCACTACCAGATGATCCAGCGGGAGGACCAAGAGACGGCCGTGTAG